One Flavobacterium sp. 90 DNA segment encodes these proteins:
- a CDS encoding glycosyltransferase — MSTKNISVISLSYNDEIYIKKHIDNLSFANEIILIDNNSTDKTAAIAEELGATVIHQKDTKRADIIKSTIESTRNNWLIVINTTDHLSEELINELTREIDKSKTAASYFTGQTLFFFGKTIKYGVYLNKKKLLVFDKTRFSYSEDFNHNPPKRATVFKNKINSFSYKNFDDFNSRLNIIRKEEALVLFQNNKKPNIYHFFMKPFFLFINQYFLKLGFINGREGFILAYICSFSVLKRYFILWLLYRNMD, encoded by the coding sequence GTGTCCACCAAAAACATCAGTGTTATCTCTCTTTCCTATAATGATGAGATCTATATAAAAAAGCATATTGATAATTTATCTTTTGCCAATGAGATTATTTTAATCGACAATAATAGCACTGATAAAACCGCTGCAATTGCTGAAGAATTAGGAGCAACCGTAATTCATCAAAAGGATACTAAAAGGGCTGATATTATAAAATCTACAATTGAGTCTACGAGAAACAATTGGCTAATTGTGATTAATACGACAGATCATCTTTCGGAAGAACTTATAAATGAATTAACTAGAGAAATTGATAAGTCAAAAACTGCTGCATCCTATTTTACCGGACAAACTTTATTTTTCTTTGGAAAAACAATAAAATATGGTGTTTATTTAAATAAAAAGAAACTTTTAGTCTTTGATAAAACAAGATTCTCTTACTCAGAAGATTTTAATCATAACCCACCTAAAAGAGCAACCGTTTTCAAGAACAAGATAAACTCTTTTTCTTATAAAAATTTTGACGATTTTAATAGCAGACTAAATATAATTCGAAAAGAAGAAGCATTGGTTTTATTTCAAAATAATAAAAAACCAAATATCTATCATTTTTTCATGAAACCATTTTTCCTTTTTATCAATCAATATTTTCTAAAATTAGGTTTTATAAATGGTCGGGAAGGATTTATTTTAGCATATATATGCTCTTTTTCTGTTTTAAAACGTTACTTTATTTTATGGTTATTATATCGTAACATGGATTGA
- a CDS encoding PAS domain-containing protein has translation MNQENKLRNQVTVIDKEVSWDKTQVIMSKTNAFGIIEYANETFVDVSGYEDYELMGQPHNIIRHPDMPKVIFKVLWENLKAGKNFHAIVKNLAKSGRYYWVITDFEIAKDENGVIVNYFGRRQSVPQEVITQHIIPLYKKLLQIEAASGVEFSEKYLIGFLEEKKRSYVEYIKELIYEHEKGQAKFSQYVAEEEEEEEERGFFRRLFNR, from the coding sequence ATGAATCAAGAAAATAAGCTGCGAAACCAAGTTACAGTTATTGATAAAGAAGTCTCGTGGGACAAAACTCAGGTAATCATGAGTAAAACAAATGCTTTTGGCATAATTGAATATGCAAATGAGACATTTGTTGATGTGTCAGGTTATGAAGATTATGAATTAATGGGACAACCACACAATATTATTCGCCATCCTGATATGCCAAAGGTTATTTTTAAAGTGCTTTGGGAAAATCTTAAAGCTGGAAAAAATTTCCACGCAATTGTAAAAAATTTAGCTAAGTCAGGCCGATACTATTGGGTTATAACTGATTTTGAAATCGCCAAAGATGAAAATGGCGTAATTGTCAATTATTTTGGAAGAAGACAATCAGTTCCGCAAGAAGTAATTACACAACACATTATTCCTTTATATAAGAAGTTATTGCAAATTGAAGCCGCAAGTGGAGTAGAGTTTAGCGAAAAATATTTGATTGGATTTCTGGAAGAAAAAAAGAGAAGTTACGTAGAATATATTAAGGAGTTGATTTATGAACATGAAAAAGGACAGGCAAAATTTTCTCAATATGTAGCAGAAGAGGAAGAGGAAGAAGAGGAAAGAGGTTTTTTTAGAAGGTTATTCAATAGATAA
- a CDS encoding 2,3,4,5-tetrahydropyridine-2,6-dicarboxylate N-succinyltransferase, with translation MNSLQTIIEQAWENRALLQETATTDAIREVIELVDAGKLRCAEPVGDKWQVNEWVKKAVVMYFPIQKMETWESGIFEYHDKMLLKRGYAEKGIRVVPNAVARYGAYISSGVILMPSYVNIGAYVDEGTMVDTWATVGSCAQIGKNVHLSGGVGIGGVLEPLQAAPVIIEDGAFIGSRCIVVEGVHVGKEAVLGANVCLTASTKIIDVTGDEPVEMKGFVPARSVVIPGSYTKKFAAGEFQVPCALIIGTRKPSTDLKTSLNNALREYDVAV, from the coding sequence ATGAATTCTTTACAAACTATAATTGAACAAGCTTGGGAAAACAGAGCTTTATTACAAGAAACTGCTACGACAGATGCTATTAGAGAAGTGATCGAATTGGTTGATGCAGGAAAATTACGTTGTGCTGAACCAGTTGGAGACAAATGGCAAGTAAACGAATGGGTTAAGAAAGCAGTTGTAATGTATTTTCCAATTCAAAAAATGGAAACATGGGAATCTGGTATTTTCGAATACCATGACAAAATGTTGCTAAAAAGAGGTTATGCTGAAAAAGGAATTCGTGTCGTACCAAATGCTGTTGCTCGTTATGGAGCTTACATTTCAAGTGGTGTTATCTTAATGCCAAGTTATGTAAATATTGGTGCATATGTAGACGAAGGAACAATGGTTGATACTTGGGCTACTGTTGGTAGTTGTGCTCAAATTGGTAAAAACGTTCACTTAAGCGGTGGTGTTGGTATTGGTGGAGTTTTAGAACCATTGCAAGCTGCTCCCGTAATTATTGAAGACGGTGCTTTTATTGGTTCTCGTTGTATCGTTGTAGAAGGAGTTCATGTTGGTAAAGAAGCTGTTCTAGGTGCTAACGTTTGTTTGACTGCTTCAACAAAAATTATCGATGTAACTGGTGATGAGCCTGTTGAAATGAAAGGTTTTGTTCCTGCTCGTTCAGTTGTAATTCCTGGAAGTTATACTAAAAAATTCGCTGCTGGTGAATTTCAGGTTCCATGTGCTTTAATTATTGGTACACGTAAACCATCTACAGATTTAAAAACGTCATTAAATAATGCACTTCGCGAATATGATGTTGCTGTGTAA
- a CDS encoding DUF5606 domain-containing protein: MNLEKILAISGKPGLYVLKVQTRTGFVAESLLDGKKITVNLKSNVSLLSEISIYTHDGEKPLTEVMQRIATKENKGQAISHKEDNATLAAYFKEILPDYDEERVYPSDIKKVLNWYNTLEAKGLVTDAAPAAAEVTEEVPVAEEKPKKAPAAKKAKAKKEE; encoded by the coding sequence ATGAATTTAGAGAAAATTTTAGCCATTTCTGGGAAACCAGGTTTATATGTATTGAAAGTACAAACTCGTACAGGTTTTGTGGCAGAATCATTATTAGATGGAAAAAAAATTACAGTAAACTTAAAAAGTAACGTAAGTTTATTATCAGAGATTTCAATTTATACACACGATGGTGAAAAACCATTGACTGAAGTAATGCAACGTATTGCAACTAAAGAAAATAAAGGTCAGGCTATTTCACACAAAGAAGATAATGCTACGTTAGCGGCTTATTTCAAAGAAATTTTACCTGATTATGATGAAGAAAGAGTTTATCCTTCTGATATTAAAAAAGTATTAAACTGGTACAATACACTTGAGGCAAAAGGTTTAGTTACTGACGCTGCTCCAGCTGCTGCTGAAGTTACTGAGGAAGTTCCGGTTGCTGAAGAAAAACCAAAAAAAGCTCCAGCTGCTAAAAAAGCAAAAGCTAAAAAAGAAGAATAG
- the ruvX gene encoding Holliday junction resolvase RuvX, which produces MPRILSIDYGQKRTGIAVTDEMQIIASGLTTIPTATVIDFLKDYFAKEKVEAVLIGEPKQMNGEPSQSASIVKGFVTHFSNIFPDMKVVRVDERFTSKMAFQTMIDSGLSKKQRQNKGLIDEISATIMLQDYLSSKRF; this is translated from the coding sequence ATGCCAAGAATTCTCTCTATAGACTACGGACAAAAGCGCACAGGAATTGCCGTTACTGACGAAATGCAAATTATAGCTTCGGGTTTGACGACGATTCCAACAGCGACTGTAATTGATTTTTTGAAAGATTACTTTGCGAAAGAAAAAGTCGAAGCAGTTTTAATTGGTGAGCCAAAACAAATGAATGGAGAACCTTCACAAAGTGCTTCAATCGTTAAAGGTTTTGTGACTCATTTTTCTAATATTTTTCCAGATATGAAAGTTGTTCGTGTAGATGAACGCTTTACTTCAAAGATGGCTTTTCAAACTATGATCGATAGCGGATTGAGTAAAAAGCAACGACAAAATAAAGGATTAATTGACGAAATTTCGGCAACAATAATGCTTCAGGATTATCTTTCTTCAAAACGATTTTAA
- a CDS encoding polysaccharide deacetylase family protein: protein MSKLPILMYHNVCQSDSDCNKLTVSVQNLERQFQYLTEKGYKTFHFSELNIMKAIPKKSIILTFDDVTENQLIYALPLLEKFKLKASFFIPFQYIGKTDLWNESTGEPAQKIMTIEQLKQLPSEIIELGYHSYQHNRYQTLSPLEIQNDFLKCEEEIKSHNLNVYPALAYPYGNYPKESTEKANFKTLISENKMKFGLKIGNRPNTFPFKDNYEVKRIDIKGLDSLMVFKLKIKFGKLKLF, encoded by the coding sequence ATGTCTAAATTACCAATTTTAATGTATCATAATGTATGTCAATCTGATTCAGATTGTAATAAATTGACAGTTTCGGTACAAAATTTAGAAAGACAATTTCAGTATTTAACAGAAAAAGGGTATAAAACATTTCATTTTTCTGAGTTAAACATAATGAAAGCGATTCCTAAAAAAAGCATTATTCTTACGTTTGATGACGTTACAGAAAATCAATTAATTTATGCGTTGCCATTATTAGAAAAATTTAAACTAAAAGCTAGTTTTTTTATTCCTTTTCAATATATTGGAAAAACAGATTTATGGAATGAGAGTACAGGAGAACCGGCACAAAAAATAATGACTATTGAGCAATTAAAACAATTGCCATCTGAAATAATTGAGCTAGGTTATCATTCTTATCAACACAACAGATATCAAACTTTAAGTCCTTTGGAGATACAAAATGATTTTTTGAAATGTGAGGAAGAAATAAAAAGTCATAATCTTAATGTATATCCGGCACTAGCTTATCCTTATGGAAATTATCCTAAGGAAAGTACTGAAAAAGCTAATTTTAAAACTTTGATTAGCGAAAATAAAATGAAATTTGGACTAAAGATTGGTAATCGTCCTAATACATTTCCGTTTAAGGATAATTACGAAGTTAAACGTATAGATATTAAAGGTTTAGATAGTTTAATGGTTTTTAAATTAAAAATAAAATTTGGTAAATTAAAATTATTCTAA
- a CDS encoding FUSC family membrane protein, producing the protein MLDRISKFTNSTSFLNASKVTIASVVPVLILNFLGHFEIGFTIALGAFYTYPSDIPSSLSHKIKGLIVASFIVSGVNLLVNLAYPYPFIFYPFLGFLLFLCSMISVYGQRATLVSFSALLSISLSFGHLHEGWEAFEYSGFIFVGGILYLIVSLVFHFVQPYKYVELQIAEGIKLTAKYLKLRGDLWSPEANRQAIIEKQLAVQVDLNLIHEDLRKMLIGNQNASATTSQNRKMLLVFITLVEIQELALYTSFDHSKLHEKFAKHPDVLRTYQNVAYKLASTLKKLSKNVHHIAVYVDKNDLKNELDALEFAIFDYEKTLGKEEAAEGVLMLTNMLKYAKNQVGKIKIIQRAFSLAMQSFKLKDKDKELEKFLTPQYYPLRTLTENLSLSSSIFRHSLRLTITILIGFFIGQLLPFQNVYWILLTIVVIMRPGYGLTKERSYNRIFGTILGGLLAFGIVSFIQNHVALSILSIVCMLLGISFTQINYKISATFVTMYVVFIYGILTPNVVEVIQFRVLDTLAGATLAFIANQFLWPAWEFINTPIHIENTIRANRNYLKEIADFYNKKGEIPTSYRLARKNAFVEIGNLMTSFQRMMQEPKSKQKTMPLVNKLVVLNHSILSALASLSTYIQSHQTTSASESFNYIIKTILSNLDHSISILRNEAIITDTFFDKEDVTLQFEELKRVNFKRLAADDELDKETRQAKMQEAQMVIEQLIWMSNLAEKILKITKEIKATNPD; encoded by the coding sequence ATGCTTGATCGTATCTCGAAATTTACCAACAGTACTTCTTTTTTAAATGCCTCAAAAGTAACGATTGCTTCTGTTGTTCCTGTTTTGATTTTAAATTTTTTAGGACACTTTGAAATTGGTTTTACAATTGCTTTAGGTGCCTTTTATACCTATCCTAGTGATATCCCGAGTTCATTAAGTCATAAGATTAAGGGACTTATTGTTGCTTCATTTATTGTATCAGGAGTTAATTTGTTAGTAAACCTTGCTTATCCATATCCTTTTATATTTTATCCGTTTCTTGGGTTTCTGCTTTTTTTATGCTCGATGATTTCTGTTTATGGACAACGTGCTACATTGGTTTCATTCTCGGCTTTATTATCTATTTCTCTATCTTTTGGTCATTTGCACGAAGGTTGGGAAGCTTTTGAATATTCGGGTTTTATCTTTGTTGGTGGAATTTTATATTTGATTGTATCTCTTGTTTTTCATTTTGTGCAACCTTATAAATATGTAGAATTACAAATTGCCGAAGGAATAAAGCTAACGGCAAAATATCTAAAATTAAGAGGTGATTTGTGGAGCCCTGAAGCCAACAGACAAGCCATAATTGAAAAACAACTGGCTGTTCAGGTTGATTTGAATCTGATTCATGAAGATTTAAGAAAAATGCTTATTGGCAATCAGAATGCATCAGCAACGACAAGTCAAAACCGTAAAATGCTGCTTGTTTTTATTACTCTTGTCGAAATTCAGGAACTGGCACTTTATACTTCGTTTGATCACAGCAAGCTTCATGAAAAATTTGCCAAACACCCGGATGTTCTAAGAACGTATCAAAATGTAGCGTATAAACTGGCTTCGACTTTAAAGAAGTTATCCAAAAACGTACACCATATTGCCGTTTATGTAGACAAAAACGATTTAAAAAACGAACTCGATGCTCTTGAATTTGCCATTTTTGATTATGAAAAAACATTAGGTAAAGAAGAAGCTGCCGAAGGTGTTTTGATGTTAACCAATATGCTGAAATATGCTAAAAACCAAGTTGGAAAAATCAAAATTATTCAACGTGCTTTTTCTCTTGCAATGCAATCTTTCAAACTGAAAGACAAGGATAAAGAACTTGAAAAATTCCTGACACCGCAATATTATCCCTTACGTACTTTAACCGAAAATTTAAGTCTTTCGTCTTCGATTTTCAGGCATTCTTTGCGTTTAACGATTACTATTTTGATTGGTTTTTTCATTGGACAGCTTTTACCATTTCAAAACGTATATTGGATTTTATTGACAATAGTAGTAATCATGCGTCCTGGTTATGGTTTAACCAAAGAGCGATCCTATAATAGAATTTTCGGAACTATTCTGGGAGGATTATTGGCTTTTGGAATTGTTTCTTTTATTCAAAACCACGTTGCTCTTAGTATATTATCTATTGTTTGTATGCTTCTTGGAATTTCGTTTACACAAATCAACTATAAGATAAGCGCAACTTTCGTAACAATGTATGTTGTTTTTATATACGGAATTTTAACTCCTAATGTTGTTGAAGTTATCCAATTTAGAGTTTTAGATACTCTTGCCGGAGCAACTTTAGCGTTTATTGCCAATCAGTTTTTATGGCCGGCATGGGAATTTATAAATACTCCGATTCATATTGAAAATACGATTCGTGCCAATAGAAATTATCTCAAAGAAATTGCTGATTTTTATAATAAAAAAGGAGAAATACCAACTTCTTACCGATTAGCCCGAAAAAATGCTTTTGTTGAAATTGGAAATTTAATGACCTCTTTTCAACGAATGATGCAGGAACCAAAATCAAAACAAAAAACAATGCCTTTGGTTAATAAATTGGTTGTTTTAAATCATTCGATTTTATCTGCTTTAGCGTCATTATCGACTTATATTCAGTCGCATCAAACGACATCAGCTTCTGAATCATTTAATTACATTATAAAAACAATATTGTCAAATTTAGATCATTCAATTTCTATTCTAAGAAATGAAGCAATTATAACAGATACATTTTTTGACAAGGAAGATGTAACGCTTCAATTTGAAGAACTAAAACGTGTTAATTTTAAACGTTTGGCAGCAGATGATGAACTTGACAAAGAAACACGTCAGGCAAAAATGCAGGAAGCTCAAATGGTTATCGAACAATTGATTTGGATGAGTAATCTTGCCGAAAAAATTCTAAAAATTACAAAAGAGATAAAAGCAACAAATCCAGATTAA
- a CDS encoding glycosyltransferase family 2 protein produces the protein MSIEGKKLSVIILTYNEESYIGDAIRSVEFADEIIVLDSHSTDSTTKIVTDLGAKLIFRKFDNYCNQRNHAIESTTGEWVLFLDADERVSEELQKEILETINSNKSDAYRIWFPHFFMDRFLFHYTDKITRLVKNDSIRFENEVHEKLVVKSKAPVLKNYMIHYTYKGLFHFISKKDQYAWFQAKMSIKKGKKATLFLLIFKPFYRFFHTYFIKRVYLDGVPGLAAASIDAYGVFSRYAKMVLLEKNLE, from the coding sequence ATGTCTATAGAAGGTAAAAAATTATCCGTAATTATATTAACTTACAATGAAGAGTCATACATTGGCGATGCAATTCGATCTGTTGAATTTGCTGATGAAATAATTGTTTTAGATTCGCATAGTACTGATTCGACTACAAAGATTGTTACAGATCTGGGAGCAAAACTTATTTTTAGAAAATTTGACAACTATTGTAATCAAAGAAATCACGCAATTGAATCTACAACTGGAGAATGGGTTCTTTTTTTAGATGCCGACGAAAGAGTTTCTGAGGAATTACAAAAGGAAATTCTGGAAACTATTAATTCAAACAAAAGTGATGCATACAGAATTTGGTTTCCTCACTTTTTTATGGATCGTTTCTTATTTCACTATACGGATAAAATAACGCGTTTAGTAAAAAATGATAGTATTCGTTTTGAAAATGAAGTACATGAAAAATTAGTTGTAAAATCGAAAGCTCCTGTATTAAAAAACTACATGATACATTACACTTATAAAGGTTTATTTCATTTTATAAGTAAAAAAGACCAATATGCATGGTTCCAGGCAAAAATGTCTATAAAAAAAGGAAAAAAGGCAACTCTATTCTTACTGATATTTAAACCTTTCTATCGTTTTTTTCATACTTATTTTATAAAAAGAGTTTATCTGGATGGAGTTCCCGGATTAGCGGCGGCATCAATCGATGCTTATGGTGTTTTTTCCAGATATGCTAAGATGGTATTACTCGAAAAAAATTTAGAATAA
- the def gene encoding peptide deformylase: protein MILPIVGYGDPVLRKVGEAITPDYPNLKETIANMYETMYNAYGVGLAAPQVGMAIRLFVIDTTPFSDDEDLPSEEQEDLKGFKKTFINAKIVKEEGEEWSFNEGCLSIPDVREDVYRKPTVTIEYCEEDFVMKTEVFDGLIARVIQHEYDHIEGVLFTDKISSLKKRLIQKKLKNITEGKTFQEYRMKFAAAKKGR, encoded by the coding sequence ATGATTTTACCAATTGTAGGATATGGTGATCCTGTTTTAAGAAAAGTGGGTGAGGCAATTACGCCAGATTACCCAAACTTAAAAGAAACGATAGCAAACATGTATGAAACCATGTACAACGCTTATGGTGTTGGACTTGCTGCACCGCAAGTAGGTATGGCAATTCGTTTGTTTGTGATTGATACGACTCCGTTTAGCGATGATGAGGATTTACCGTCAGAAGAGCAAGAAGATTTAAAAGGTTTCAAAAAAACTTTTATCAATGCTAAGATAGTTAAAGAAGAAGGTGAGGAGTGGAGTTTTAACGAAGGATGTTTAAGTATTCCGGATGTTCGCGAAGATGTTTATAGAAAACCAACTGTTACAATCGAATATTGTGAAGAAGACTTCGTAATGAAAACAGAGGTTTTTGATGGTTTAATTGCAAGAGTTATTCAGCACGAATACGATCATATCGAAGGCGTTTTATTTACAGATAAAATTTCTTCATTGAAAAAGCGTTTGATCCAAAAGAAATTGAAAAATATTACTGAAGGTAAAACTTTTCAAGAGTACAGAATGAAATTTGCAGCTGCCAAAAAAGGAAGATAA
- a CDS encoding carbonic anhydrase family protein, whose product MKRITAKILLGSVLMMFVACSDKNNTKEEEKKHWNYEGETGPEHWSEIDQNDCGGSAQSPIDIINTETDKTLLPIDFHYNEKTKIHDIINNGHSIQVDFEPDDYIMINGDKYELKQFHFHEPAEHTIRGVRYPLVIHMVHMNKDGKYAVVAIMAQEDQEINEAFEFLDKFLPLKVNESIKVNEDFNINKVLPENQTYYTYTGSLTTPPCTEGVQWYILKNPVGVSSKIIEDLRKIMPINNFRNVQPLNGRIIKESI is encoded by the coding sequence ATGAAAAGAATAACCGCAAAAATTTTGCTTGGTTCAGTTTTGATGATGTTTGTTGCATGTTCAGATAAAAATAACACGAAAGAAGAAGAGAAAAAGCATTGGAATTACGAAGGAGAAACCGGACCGGAACATTGGTCAGAAATTGATCAGAATGATTGTGGAGGAAGTGCACAATCGCCAATAGATATAATAAATACAGAAACAGATAAAACGTTGCTTCCAATTGACTTTCATTACAATGAAAAAACAAAAATTCATGATATCATAAATAATGGACATTCGATTCAGGTTGATTTTGAACCGGACGATTACATTATGATAAACGGTGATAAGTATGAATTAAAACAATTTCATTTTCATGAACCTGCAGAACATACCATTCGTGGTGTAAGATATCCATTAGTTATTCATATGGTTCACATGAACAAAGATGGCAAGTATGCCGTAGTTGCAATTATGGCTCAGGAGGATCAGGAAATCAACGAAGCATTTGAGTTTCTGGACAAATTCTTACCTCTAAAAGTAAATGAAAGCATAAAAGTAAACGAAGATTTTAATATTAATAAAGTACTGCCGGAAAATCAGACATATTATACTTACACAGGCTCACTTACTACTCCGCCTTGTACAGAAGGAGTTCAATGGTATATTTTAAAAAATCCTGTAGGCGTTTCTTCAAAAATAATTGAAGATCTGAGAAAGATAATGCCAATTAATAATTTTAGAAATGTGCAGCCATTAAATGGAAGAATAATTAAGGAATCAATATAA
- a CDS encoding malate:quinone oxidoreductase produces the protein MPDNTIRSNSEVVLIGAGIMSATLGLILKELQPDIKIEIYERLDVAAAESSDAWNNAGTGHSAFCELNYTPEKADGSIDPKKAISIAESFEISRQFWSYLVQENKVPSPDNFIKSVPHMSFVWGEKNVEYLKKRFEALQSNPIFSQMEFSSDFEKLKEWMPLVMEGRETTEKLAATHMEIGTDVNFGALTRSMFSYLEKLDGVSIYYNHEVEKLKQREDKTWRIKIVDLSTGEKRKAYTKFVFIGAGGGSLPLLEKANVPEGNGYGGFPVSGQWLKCTNPEVIAKHQAKVYGKASVGAPPMSVPHIDTRVIDGEKALLFGPFAGFSTRFLKNGSYLDLPLSIKANNLIPMLSAGFHNIPLTKYLIEQVRQSPKDRMKALREYLPSARSKDWKLEKAGQRVQVIKKDEKEGGVLEFGTEVINTHDGTLAVLLGASPGASTAVAIMIDLVSRCFTDQIKTPEWEAKMKNMIPSYGQTLNDKPELLAELRKHTSEVLKLRNN, from the coding sequence ATGCCTGACAATACAATACGTTCCAATAGTGAAGTAGTGCTTATTGGAGCTGGAATTATGAGCGCAACCCTTGGATTAATTTTGAAAGAGTTGCAACCGGATATTAAAATTGAAATTTATGAACGTTTAGATGTCGCTGCTGCCGAAAGCTCTGATGCTTGGAATAATGCAGGAACAGGACATTCAGCTTTTTGCGAGCTAAATTACACTCCGGAAAAGGCTGACGGAAGTATTGATCCAAAAAAAGCAATAAGTATAGCAGAATCTTTTGAGATTTCTCGCCAATTCTGGTCTTATCTAGTTCAGGAAAATAAAGTACCATCTCCGGATAATTTTATTAAAAGTGTTCCTCATATGAGTTTTGTTTGGGGAGAAAAAAATGTTGAGTATCTTAAAAAGAGATTCGAAGCGTTGCAAAGCAATCCTATTTTTTCTCAAATGGAATTTAGTTCTGATTTTGAAAAATTAAAAGAATGGATGCCGCTTGTAATGGAAGGTAGAGAGACCACAGAAAAACTGGCAGCTACTCACATGGAAATTGGTACCGATGTAAACTTTGGTGCTTTGACAAGAAGTATGTTTAGCTATTTAGAAAAACTAGACGGTGTTTCTATTTATTACAATCATGAAGTTGAAAAATTAAAACAACGCGAAGATAAAACGTGGAGAATTAAAATAGTAGATCTTTCTACAGGCGAAAAAAGAAAAGCGTATACTAAATTTGTTTTCATTGGTGCTGGCGGAGGCTCATTGCCTTTATTAGAAAAAGCAAATGTTCCTGAAGGAAATGGTTACGGAGGTTTCCCGGTAAGCGGACAATGGCTGAAATGTACAAATCCGGAAGTAATTGCTAAACATCAGGCAAAAGTTTACGGAAAAGCAAGTGTTGGAGCGCCTCCAATGTCTGTTCCACATATTGATACTCGTGTAATTGATGGAGAAAAAGCATTGCTTTTTGGACCTTTTGCAGGATTTTCAACTCGTTTCTTAAAAAATGGTTCTTATCTAGATTTACCATTATCTATAAAAGCAAACAATCTAATTCCGATGTTATCAGCGGGATTTCATAATATTCCATTGACTAAATATTTAATCGAGCAAGTACGTCAATCTCCAAAAGACAGAATGAAAGCTTTACGCGAATATTTACCATCGGCACGTTCTAAAGACTGGAAATTAGAAAAAGCCGGACAACGTGTTCAGGTAATCAAAAAAGATGAAAAAGAAGGTGGAGTTTTAGAATTTGGTACAGAAGTTATCAATACGCATGACGGAACTTTAGCAGTGTTATTAGGAGCTTCTCCAGGAGCATCGACTGCAGTTGCAATTATGATTGATTTGGTTAGCAGATGCTTTACAGACCAAATTAAAACACCGGAATGGGAAGCAAAAATGAAAAACATGATTCCTTCTTACGGACAAACTTTAAATGATAAACCAGAGCTTTTAGCAGAACTAAGAAAACATACTTCTGAAGTTTTGAAATTAAGAAATAACTAA